Proteins encoded by one window of Mycoplasma capricolum subsp. capricolum ATCC 27343:
- the rpsI gene encoding 30S ribosomal protein S9: MFKDKVIYRGTGRRKSSIAQVILTPGSGLITVNGKPALEFFPYATLVQDLEQPLVATNTLKDFDIIVKVIGGGFTGQAGATRLGIARALLQASEDYRKLLRDQGLLTRDARIKERKKYGLRGARRAPQYSKR; encoded by the coding sequence ATGTTTAAAGATAAAGTTATTTACAGAGGAACTGGTAGAAGAAAATCATCAATTGCTCAAGTTATCTTAACTCCTGGTTCAGGTTTGATTACAGTAAATGGAAAGCCAGCATTAGAATTTTTCCCATACGCTACTTTAGTTCAAGATTTAGAACAACCATTAGTAGCAACTAATACTTTAAAAGATTTTGATATTATTGTTAAAGTAATTGGTGGGGGATTTACAGGTCAAGCAGGTGCAACTAGATTAGGTATTGCTAGAGCTTTACTACAAGCTAGTGAAGATTATAGAAAATTATTAAGAGATCAAGGGTTATTAACTCGTGATGCTCGTATTAAAGAACGTAAAAAATATGGTCTACGTGGAGCACGTAGAGCACCTCAATACTCAAAACGTTAA
- the rplM gene encoding 50S ribosomal protein L13 produces the protein MKQTTMISAKNINKKWYIVDAENKTVGRLATQVALVLRGKHKVDFTPHINNGDHVIVINAEKAIFSGKKESNKFYYHHSMHPGGLKKRSVSVQRELDPTKILERAIRLMLPKNVQGSNQYRALHVFKGSEHPYAAQKPEVLEISTKKGDVK, from the coding sequence ATGAAACAAACTACTATGATTTCTGCAAAAAACATTAATAAAAAGTGATATATTGTTGATGCAGAAAATAAAACTGTGGGTAGATTAGCAACTCAAGTTGCTCTTGTTTTAAGAGGAAAACACAAAGTTGACTTTACTCCACATATTAATAATGGAGATCACGTTATTGTAATTAATGCTGAAAAAGCAATTTTTTCTGGTAAGAAAGAATCTAATAAATTTTACTACCATCATTCAATGCATCCTGGTGGATTGAAAAAAAGAAGTGTTTCAGTTCAAAGAGAACTAGATCCTACTAAGATTTTAGAAAGAGCTATTAGATTAATGCTTCCAAAAAATGTTCAAGGTTCAAATCAATACAGAGCTTTACATGTATTTAAAGGATCTGAACATCCATATGCTGCACAAAAACCTGAAGTTTTAGAAATTTCAACTAAAAAAGGAGATGTTAAATAA